A stretch of the Gemmatirosa kalamazoonensis genome encodes the following:
- a CDS encoding prenyltransferase/squalene oxidase repeat-containing protein, which produces MSSLLTLAGASAHEHACRVQAEYEREVAALALPGLALPVRPLDVVHVAPWLFADVTPRLDDDARTAIAVAALLYRDYLLAFDAPIDGEHAVDPARLLGAGLWHERALARLADAVPRDSALWTTLARLARAQVAAAVDERALIAAARRGEPWRFDAFAALAAAKAAVFTAIPAACAAAAGDEARVNAWDAVIAPFSVAEQIRDDLADWRDDWCAGRLTYVHACALAAAGAAPDDALDADAVGHHLFHGGVADELLADAIDGCDASAEAAEALGAARWAGFARHVRRLCEVMATKVMERRVRAARLAAAPLTPLHARDAVDRVLGALVREHDAGYPEASHRMAWLRDTSAGCERPDVPADGVHEGAVFHRAIIGWFYGLAERAGRRVPTRVIDENLDTLLAMRVAGEDQWSYHPTLAALPPDLDDLAQVLHAFLARRDRDLEATFGAPVARALAMQQPDGAIETWLVDPALDPAWRAWYERQIAEYWGPGAEPEVVANFASALLAWRPTACRPAARAAAWVASRQRADGAWDSTWYVGPYYGTFVAARLLRAVATILPDAAASLERARAFLLDTQHVDGGWGVGIAADASSTAFALLALTEAAHRGPDDAARAAIARAARWLVLAQRSDARWLATVDFVSFDLHRQWPALGERTRFFRSTTVTSAFAGAALLAAAPWLDAR; this is translated from the coding sequence ATGAGCTCCCTGCTGACGCTCGCCGGTGCGTCCGCGCACGAGCACGCGTGCCGGGTGCAGGCGGAGTACGAGCGCGAGGTCGCCGCGCTCGCGCTGCCCGGGCTCGCGCTTCCGGTGCGCCCGCTCGACGTGGTGCACGTCGCCCCGTGGCTGTTCGCCGACGTCACGCCGCGCCTCGACGACGACGCGCGCACCGCGATCGCCGTCGCGGCGCTGCTCTATCGCGACTATCTGCTCGCGTTCGACGCGCCGATCGACGGCGAGCACGCGGTGGACCCCGCGCGGCTGCTCGGCGCGGGGCTGTGGCACGAGCGCGCACTCGCGCGGCTCGCCGACGCGGTGCCGCGCGACAGCGCGCTGTGGACGACGCTCGCCCGGCTCGCACGCGCGCAGGTCGCCGCGGCGGTCGACGAGCGCGCGCTGATCGCCGCCGCCCGCCGCGGCGAGCCGTGGCGCTTCGACGCGTTCGCCGCGCTCGCCGCCGCGAAGGCTGCAGTGTTCACCGCGATTCCCGCCGCGTGCGCCGCGGCCGCCGGCGACGAGGCCCGCGTGAATGCGTGGGACGCGGTGATCGCGCCGTTCAGCGTGGCCGAGCAGATCCGCGACGACCTCGCCGACTGGCGCGACGACTGGTGCGCGGGACGGCTCACCTACGTCCACGCGTGCGCGCTCGCCGCCGCCGGCGCGGCGCCCGACGATGCACTCGACGCCGACGCCGTCGGCCACCATCTCTTCCACGGTGGCGTCGCCGACGAGCTGCTCGCCGACGCGATCGACGGCTGCGACGCATCGGCCGAGGCGGCGGAGGCGTTGGGCGCGGCGCGTTGGGCAGGCTTCGCACGCCACGTGCGTCGCCTGTGCGAGGTGATGGCGACGAAGGTCATGGAGCGCCGGGTGCGCGCCGCGCGGCTCGCGGCGGCGCCGCTCACACCCCTTCACGCGCGCGACGCGGTCGACCGCGTGCTCGGCGCGCTCGTCCGCGAGCACGACGCCGGGTACCCCGAGGCATCGCACCGCATGGCCTGGCTGCGGGACACGTCGGCTGGGTGCGAGCGGCCCGACGTGCCGGCCGACGGCGTGCACGAGGGCGCGGTGTTCCATCGCGCGATCATCGGCTGGTTCTACGGGCTCGCCGAGCGCGCGGGGCGACGCGTGCCGACGCGCGTGATCGACGAGAACCTCGACACGCTGCTCGCGATGCGCGTGGCGGGCGAGGACCAGTGGAGCTATCACCCCACGCTCGCCGCGCTGCCGCCCGACCTCGACGACCTCGCGCAGGTGCTGCACGCGTTCCTCGCGCGCCGCGACCGCGACCTCGAGGCGACGTTCGGCGCGCCGGTCGCCCGCGCGCTCGCCATGCAGCAGCCCGACGGCGCGATCGAGACGTGGCTCGTCGACCCCGCGCTCGACCCGGCGTGGCGCGCCTGGTACGAGCGGCAGATCGCGGAGTACTGGGGCCCGGGCGCGGAGCCGGAGGTCGTCGCGAACTTCGCGAGCGCACTGCTCGCATGGCGCCCGACCGCGTGCCGCCCGGCGGCGCGCGCCGCGGCGTGGGTCGCCTCTCGCCAGCGTGCAGACGGCGCGTGGGACAGCACCTGGTACGTCGGCCCGTACTACGGCACGTTCGTCGCCGCGCGGCTGCTGCGCGCCGTGGCCACGATCCTCCCCGACGCGGCCGCGTCACTCGAGCGCGCGCGCGCGTTCCTGCTCGACACGCAGCACGTCGACGGCGGGTGGGGCGTCGGCATCGCGGCGGACGCGTCGTCCACCGCGTTCGCGCTGCTCGCGCTCACCGAGGCGGCGCATCGCGGCCCCGACGACGCAGCGCGCGCGGCGATCGCGCGCGCCGCGCGATGGCTCGTGCTCGCGCAGCGCAGCGACGCGCGCTGGCTCGCGACGGTGGACTTCGTCTCGTTCGATCTGCACCGGCAGTGGCCGGCGCTGGGCGAGCGGACGCGCTTCTTCCGCAGCACCACGGTGACGAGCGCGTTCGCCGGCGCCGCCCTGCTCGCGGCGGCGCCGTGGCTCGATGCCCGCTGA
- a CDS encoding sodium:solute symporter family protein codes for MAVYFAVVLGIGFALRRTARTTTDFFLSGRSLPPWVTGLAFLSANLGAQEVIGMGASGAKYGIATSHFYWVGAIPAMVFVALFMMPFYYGSRARSVPEYLKLRFDEKTRTLNAASFAVMTIFSSGISMYAMGKLFHLLLGWSFDVSVWVSAGIVLAYVFAGGLTSAIYNEVLQFFMIAFGFAPLVWIGLRSVGGWGGLTQRLATAATSRGLPEGSLTHAWQGMTNAATNPIGVEWFGLVAGLGFVLSFGYWCTDFLVVQRAMAADSMTAARRTPLIAAVPKMLFPFLVILPGMVALAMSVGSGTPVIPPKLDASGAPLMDAAGRAVLDFDLATPMLLIRLFPDGMLGLGLTALLASFMSGMAGNVTAFNTVWTYDIYQSHIRKGASDEHYLWMGRAATVGGVILSIAAAYVAGAFNNIMDLLQLVFAFVNAPLFATFALGMFWRRSTGHGAFLGLLSGTLGAAIHHGLTLPIGATPGVKGGYLGSLHTYPSELAQTFWTAIAAFTTCCVVTVVVSLATRPRPDEELRGLVYALTPKPKDESRGLGRPATFAAIVLVLTLALNLIFR; via the coding sequence ATGGCCGTGTACTTCGCGGTCGTCCTCGGCATCGGCTTCGCGCTGCGCCGCACGGCGCGCACGACGACCGACTTCTTCCTCTCCGGCCGATCGCTGCCGCCGTGGGTGACGGGGCTCGCGTTCCTGTCCGCGAACCTCGGCGCGCAGGAGGTCATCGGCATGGGTGCGTCGGGCGCGAAGTACGGCATCGCGACGAGTCACTTCTACTGGGTGGGCGCGATCCCGGCGATGGTGTTCGTCGCGCTGTTCATGATGCCGTTCTACTACGGCTCGCGCGCGCGCTCCGTCCCCGAGTACCTCAAGCTGCGATTCGACGAGAAGACGCGCACGCTGAACGCGGCGAGCTTCGCGGTCATGACGATCTTCTCGTCGGGCATCTCGATGTACGCGATGGGCAAGCTGTTCCACCTGCTGCTCGGCTGGAGCTTCGACGTCAGCGTGTGGGTGTCGGCCGGGATCGTGCTCGCGTACGTGTTCGCGGGCGGGCTGACGAGCGCCATCTACAACGAGGTGCTGCAGTTCTTCATGATCGCGTTCGGCTTCGCGCCGCTCGTGTGGATCGGGCTGCGCTCGGTGGGCGGATGGGGCGGGCTCACGCAGCGCCTCGCCACGGCGGCGACGTCGCGCGGGCTGCCGGAAGGCTCGCTCACGCACGCGTGGCAGGGGATGACGAACGCGGCGACGAACCCGATCGGCGTGGAGTGGTTCGGGCTCGTCGCGGGGCTCGGCTTCGTGCTGTCGTTCGGCTACTGGTGCACCGACTTCCTCGTCGTGCAGCGCGCCATGGCAGCCGACTCGATGACGGCGGCGCGCCGCACGCCGCTCATCGCCGCGGTGCCGAAGATGCTGTTCCCGTTCCTCGTCATCCTGCCCGGCATGGTGGCGCTCGCGATGAGCGTCGGCAGCGGCACGCCGGTCATCCCGCCGAAGCTCGACGCGAGCGGCGCGCCGCTCATGGACGCCGCCGGGCGCGCGGTGCTCGACTTCGACCTCGCGACGCCGATGCTGCTCATCCGCCTGTTCCCCGACGGCATGCTCGGCCTCGGCCTGACGGCGCTGCTCGCGTCGTTCATGTCGGGGATGGCGGGCAACGTGACGGCGTTCAACACGGTGTGGACGTACGACATCTACCAGAGCCACATCAGGAAGGGCGCGTCGGACGAGCACTACCTGTGGATGGGGCGCGCGGCGACGGTGGGCGGCGTGATCCTGTCGATCGCCGCGGCGTACGTCGCGGGCGCGTTCAACAACATCATGGACCTGCTGCAGCTCGTGTTCGCGTTCGTGAACGCGCCGCTGTTCGCGACGTTCGCGCTCGGCATGTTCTGGCGGCGGAGCACGGGGCACGGCGCGTTCCTCGGGCTGCTCTCGGGCACGCTCGGCGCCGCGATCCACCACGGCCTCACGCTGCCGATCGGCGCGACGCCCGGCGTGAAGGGCGGCTACCTCGGCTCGCTGCACACGTATCCGAGCGAGCTCGCGCAGACGTTCTGGACGGCGATCGCCGCGTTCACGACGTGCTGCGTGGTGACGGTGGTCGTGAGCCTCGCGACGCGCCCGCGCCCCGACGAGGAGCTGCGCGGCCTGGTCTATGCGCTCACACCGAAGCCGAAGGACGAGTCGCGCGGGCTCGGACGGCCGGCCACGTTCGCGGCGATCGTGCTCGTGCTGACGCTCGCGCTCAACCTCATCTTCCGCTGA
- a CDS encoding sigma-70 family RNA polymerase sigma factor — translation MSDVSDVLDSDSPARLDDAGLVAAMRRGDERAVGALYDRHSAMVMGLALSIVRDRTDAETVVLDAFTQAWRDAARYDAARGSVASWLLVLARSRALDLLRSAGRRARLAPVSVDDAPPTALVAEDAPSDPSRAVEAHERQVEVAAAMGELPDAQRTVIELAFFEGLSHSEIAERLAEPLGTVKTRIRLGMTKLRQLLRHFGEGAVL, via the coding sequence GTGAGCGACGTGAGTGACGTGCTCGACTCCGATTCGCCCGCGCGTCTCGACGATGCCGGACTGGTCGCCGCCATGCGCCGCGGTGACGAACGCGCCGTGGGCGCGCTCTACGATCGGCACAGCGCGATGGTGATGGGCCTCGCCCTGTCGATCGTGCGCGACCGCACCGACGCGGAGACGGTGGTGCTCGACGCCTTCACGCAGGCGTGGCGCGACGCCGCGCGCTACGACGCCGCGCGCGGCTCGGTGGCGAGCTGGCTGCTCGTGCTCGCGCGCAGCCGGGCGCTCGACCTGCTGCGCAGCGCCGGCCGACGCGCCCGACTCGCACCGGTGTCCGTGGACGACGCGCCGCCCACCGCGCTCGTCGCCGAGGACGCGCCGAGCGACCCGTCGCGCGCGGTGGAGGCGCACGAGCGACAGGTCGAGGTGGCGGCCGCGATGGGCGAGCTGCCCGACGCGCAGCGAACGGTCATCGAGCTGGCGTTCTTCGAGGGGCTCTCGCACTCGGAGATCGCGGAACGACTGGCCGAGCCGCTCGGTACCGTGAAAACGCGCATTCGACTCGGGATGACGAAGCTGCGCCAACTGCTGCGACACTTCGGCGAGGGGGCCGTGCTATGA
- a CDS encoding anti-sigma factor, with the protein MHETKVVPISAAPSATSASREPRRASRSWGWVVGIAATLLVAAGLALENLQLRRSLESRGVELAQATAKAERRERQLDAVLEAEKDLYVAQMKGADTVTGPGIQFFWNAKQHRAILHAFRLPPARDGRAYQLWLIQDGKPVSAKVFNSDPDGHALVENIQVPTTPNGVTQVLLTEEPAGDRRCRRRSRSSAERWRRPSAARH; encoded by the coding sequence GTGCACGAGACGAAGGTGGTGCCCATCTCGGCCGCGCCGTCGGCCACGTCCGCGTCACGCGAGCCGCGTCGCGCGTCGCGCTCGTGGGGCTGGGTGGTCGGCATCGCCGCGACGCTACTCGTCGCCGCGGGGCTCGCGCTGGAGAACCTGCAGCTGCGCCGCTCGCTCGAGTCGCGCGGCGTCGAGCTCGCGCAGGCGACCGCGAAGGCGGAGCGCCGCGAGCGGCAGCTGGACGCGGTGCTGGAGGCGGAGAAGGACCTCTACGTCGCGCAGATGAAGGGCGCCGACACGGTGACGGGCCCGGGGATCCAGTTCTTCTGGAACGCCAAGCAGCACCGCGCCATCCTGCACGCGTTCCGCCTCCCGCCGGCGCGCGACGGGCGCGCCTATCAGCTCTGGCTCATCCAGGACGGCAAGCCGGTGTCGGCGAAGGTGTTCAACTCCGACCCGGACGGGCACGCCCTGGTCGAGAACATCCAGGTGCCGACGACGCCTAACGGCGTGACGCAGGTGCTGCTGACCGAAGAGCCCGCGGGGGATCGCCGCTGCCGACGACGAAGCCGTTCCTCGGCGGAGCGTTGGCGAAGACCTAGCGCTGCCCGTCATTGA
- a CDS encoding bifunctional YncE family protein/alkaline phosphatase family protein yields MLFLQPPPTPPARDVAKPGVVATGQRTTPAGMQTVFAGRVGGVRFDSASRTVWVAVPGSVYRLDWNDGRIVSRQRFDGRPGVFGVAVDPPTGRALVTTVGRLADSVATNRLPGSAPLASRSSIAQLAAFEADTGAGRARTTSGAVGDFLAGAPAAARVPNASGRRVAVVPLPANDALAVLDADALTPIASVPLGVVPVAAALARDGSRAYVTNLGGAKPTAGQRAARQCCDPRAESVRIDARGIASPGSVTRVDVAARRVTRTLTVGRHPTAIAWDEARERLYVADGNDDAVHVIDTRADTVAAVIAVAPFRAARRIGLAPTALAIAPDGRTLYVALGGANAVAVYDVSGARASLRGLIPTGWYPSSLDASADGRWLAVGTLYGVGSGEGEVDGKRGGYVHAVRGSVHVVAVPNASELAAYTVAVAQNDGLPLATSVAPAEAAGPRAVAARPVPERPGEPSPIEHVVFIIRENRTYDQILGDLGRGDGDSSLVMYGRDVTPNAHALAEQFVTLDHFFASGGNSADGHQWLTQANETEYPMWPLYYGRSYPSEGNDPLAYSSGGFLWEAAQAKGKTVTIFGEYAPAPSDSVPSVRRELMADWDRHAADDPATRSRHFRTLLGTRYRTRSAIPSLDRALVREYPGWTQEVPDVVKAEVILDHLRGWTAAGKMPHLVMVILPSDHTVGTTPGWCVPKACVADNDLALGRIVEGLSRSPFWPKMAILVVEDDAQNGVDHVDGHRTVALAISPWAKRGVVDPTPYVQPSMVKTIELMLGLPALSVFDLTATDMRASFLAPDEKPDLTPYSAIVPRQSLSETNARVGAIIGPDAAARRRAALASSRMNFFTPDAAPSERLNAILWHDARGWKTPMPAVKRALFFPLSVDLDDDEREERRKP; encoded by the coding sequence ATGCTCTTCCTCCAGCCTCCGCCCACGCCTCCGGCGCGCGACGTCGCGAAGCCCGGCGTCGTCGCCACCGGACAACGCACGACCCCCGCGGGGATGCAGACCGTGTTCGCCGGCCGCGTCGGCGGCGTGCGCTTCGACAGCGCGTCGCGCACGGTGTGGGTCGCGGTGCCAGGCTCCGTCTACCGGCTCGACTGGAACGACGGCCGCATCGTGTCGCGGCAGCGGTTCGACGGCCGACCGGGCGTGTTCGGCGTCGCGGTGGACCCGCCCACCGGGCGCGCGCTCGTGACGACGGTGGGCCGGCTGGCCGACTCGGTGGCCACGAACCGCCTGCCGGGATCGGCGCCGCTCGCCAGCCGCTCGTCCATCGCGCAGCTCGCGGCGTTCGAGGCGGACACCGGCGCCGGACGCGCGCGCACGACGTCGGGCGCGGTGGGTGACTTCCTCGCCGGTGCGCCCGCGGCGGCACGCGTGCCTAACGCGAGCGGACGACGCGTCGCCGTCGTGCCGCTGCCGGCGAACGACGCGCTCGCCGTTCTCGACGCGGACGCGCTCACGCCGATCGCGTCGGTGCCGTTGGGCGTCGTGCCCGTGGCGGCGGCGCTCGCGCGCGACGGCTCACGCGCCTACGTCACGAACCTCGGCGGCGCGAAGCCGACGGCCGGGCAGCGCGCCGCGCGGCAGTGCTGCGATCCGCGGGCCGAGTCCGTGCGCATCGACGCGCGCGGCATCGCCTCGCCCGGTTCGGTGACGCGGGTCGACGTCGCGGCGCGGCGCGTCACGCGCACGCTCACGGTGGGGCGCCACCCGACCGCGATCGCGTGGGACGAGGCGCGCGAGCGGCTCTACGTCGCCGACGGCAACGACGACGCGGTGCACGTGATCGACACGCGCGCCGACACCGTCGCCGCGGTCATCGCGGTCGCGCCGTTCCGCGCCGCGCGGCGCATCGGGCTCGCGCCCACCGCGCTCGCCATCGCCCCGGACGGGCGCACGCTCTACGTCGCGTTGGGCGGCGCGAACGCGGTCGCGGTGTACGACGTGTCGGGTGCGCGCGCGTCGCTGCGCGGGCTCATCCCCACCGGCTGGTATCCGTCGAGCCTCGACGCGAGCGCGGACGGCCGGTGGCTCGCCGTCGGCACGCTCTACGGCGTGGGTTCCGGCGAGGGCGAGGTGGACGGCAAGCGCGGGGGCTACGTGCACGCGGTGCGCGGCTCGGTGCACGTCGTCGCGGTGCCTAACGCGTCCGAGCTCGCCGCGTACACCGTCGCGGTGGCGCAGAACGACGGGCTGCCGCTCGCCACCAGCGTCGCCCCGGCCGAAGCCGCGGGGCCGCGTGCCGTCGCGGCGCGTCCCGTGCCCGAGCGCCCCGGCGAGCCGTCGCCGATCGAGCACGTGGTGTTCATCATCCGCGAGAACCGCACGTACGACCAGATCCTCGGCGACCTCGGACGCGGCGACGGCGACTCCTCGCTCGTGATGTACGGCCGCGACGTGACGCCGAACGCGCACGCGCTCGCCGAGCAGTTCGTGACGCTCGACCACTTCTTCGCCTCCGGCGGCAACTCCGCCGACGGCCACCAGTGGCTCACGCAGGCGAACGAGACCGAGTATCCGATGTGGCCGCTCTACTACGGGCGCTCGTACCCGTCGGAGGGGAACGACCCGCTCGCGTACTCATCGGGCGGCTTCCTGTGGGAGGCGGCGCAGGCGAAGGGGAAGACGGTGACGATCTTCGGCGAGTACGCGCCGGCGCCGTCGGACTCGGTGCCGAGCGTGCGGCGGGAGCTCATGGCCGACTGGGATCGGCACGCCGCCGACGACCCCGCGACGCGGAGCCGCCACTTCCGCACGCTGTTAGGCACCCGCTACCGCACGCGCTCCGCGATCCCGTCGCTCGACCGCGCGCTCGTGCGCGAGTACCCCGGGTGGACGCAGGAGGTGCCCGACGTCGTGAAGGCGGAGGTGATCCTCGACCACCTGCGCGGCTGGACCGCGGCGGGCAAGATGCCGCACCTCGTGATGGTGATCCTGCCGAGCGACCACACGGTGGGCACGACGCCGGGGTGGTGCGTGCCGAAGGCGTGCGTGGCCGACAACGACCTCGCGCTGGGCCGCATCGTCGAGGGGCTGTCGCGCTCCCCGTTCTGGCCGAAGATGGCGATCCTCGTCGTGGAGGACGACGCGCAGAACGGCGTCGACCACGTCGACGGCCACCGCACCGTGGCGCTCGCGATCTCGCCGTGGGCGAAGCGCGGCGTGGTGGACCCGACGCCCTACGTGCAGCCGAGCATGGTGAAGACGATCGAGCTGATGCTCGGCCTCCCCGCGCTCAGCGTGTTCGACCTCACGGCGACGGACATGCGCGCGAGCTTCCTCGCTCCCGACGAGAAGCCCGATCTCACGCCGTACTCCGCCATCGTGCCGCGGCAGTCGCTCTCGGAGACGAACGCGCGCGTCGGCGCGATCATCGGTCCCGACGCCGCCGCCCGCCGCCGCGCCGCGCTCGCGTCGTCGCGCATGAACTTCTTCACGCCGGACGCCGCACCGAGCGAGCGACTGAACGCGATCCTCTGGCACGACGCGCGCGGCTGGAAGACGCCGATGCCTGCGGTCAAACGCGCGCTGTTCTTCCCGCTCTCGGTCGATCTGGACGACGACGAGCGCGAGGAGCGGCGGAAGCCGTGA
- a CDS encoding PAS domain-containing sensor histidine kinase, with the protein MTESSATPQAEAYDGVRVSDDVRLASVARMLDVVSDVFVLLDDAYRIVYHNEANRAAMRAAGADPDAALGRVVWEVLPMPPGTVAEGEVRRAMRERVPTQWEERYHPDVVLRGRAYPTADGGVVVVAQNVTDARRAADAARAALERGARLQAVTAALSRAATPQDVVRVVIDEGRRALGARGGFASTLVDGDMLDIVDAFDYGDELLRVFRRAPLAAPYPACEAARTGAPVWLASRAERIVRYPALADAEATRRFASWMFLPLTSPDGVLGVLSFTFAEERAFEPEERTFAVALAEQCAQALDRARLLDAERRAREAERAARAAAEEANRAKLDFLRAMSHELRTPLNAIGGYADLLALGVRGALTADQRSDVERILHNQRHLLGIINDILNFARLDAGHLTYDVADVRLRELVEAMEPLIGPQLREKAIAFEVDACGASLVARADAEKVRQILLNLLANAVKFTASGGRVWVACEAASGAVLVSVHDTGVGIPPERLDDVFEPFVQVHRSLAMPTGGTGLGLAISRELARGMGGDLTVRSVPAEGSTFVLRLPGA; encoded by the coding sequence ATGACGGAGTCGTCGGCGACCCCACAGGCGGAGGCATACGACGGGGTGCGCGTCTCCGACGACGTCCGGCTCGCCAGCGTCGCACGCATGCTCGACGTGGTGAGCGACGTGTTCGTGCTGCTCGACGACGCGTATCGCATCGTCTACCACAACGAGGCGAACCGCGCCGCGATGCGCGCCGCCGGCGCCGACCCGGACGCCGCGCTCGGACGGGTCGTGTGGGAGGTGCTCCCGATGCCGCCGGGCACGGTGGCCGAGGGCGAGGTGCGGCGCGCCATGCGCGAGCGCGTGCCGACGCAGTGGGAGGAACGCTACCACCCCGACGTCGTCCTGCGCGGGCGCGCGTATCCGACCGCCGACGGCGGCGTGGTCGTCGTGGCGCAGAACGTCACCGACGCGCGGCGCGCGGCCGACGCGGCGCGCGCGGCGCTCGAGCGCGGTGCGCGGCTGCAGGCGGTCACCGCCGCGCTGTCGCGCGCCGCGACGCCGCAGGACGTCGTGCGCGTGGTGATCGACGAGGGGCGGCGCGCGCTGGGCGCCCGCGGCGGCTTCGCCTCCACGCTCGTCGACGGCGACATGCTCGACATCGTCGACGCGTTCGACTACGGCGACGAGCTGCTGCGCGTGTTCCGCCGCGCGCCGCTGGCCGCGCCGTATCCGGCGTGCGAGGCCGCGCGCACCGGCGCGCCGGTGTGGCTCGCGTCGCGCGCCGAGCGCATCGTGCGCTATCCCGCGCTCGCCGACGCCGAGGCGACGCGGCGCTTCGCGAGCTGGATGTTCCTGCCGCTCACGTCGCCCGACGGCGTGCTCGGCGTGTTGAGCTTCACGTTCGCCGAGGAGCGCGCGTTCGAGCCGGAGGAGCGCACGTTCGCCGTCGCGCTCGCCGAGCAGTGCGCGCAGGCGCTCGACCGCGCGCGGCTGCTCGATGCGGAGCGGCGCGCGCGCGAGGCGGAGCGCGCCGCGCGCGCGGCCGCGGAGGAGGCGAACCGCGCGAAGCTCGATTTCCTGCGCGCGATGAGCCACGAGCTGCGCACGCCGCTGAACGCGATCGGCGGCTACGCGGACCTCCTCGCGCTCGGCGTGCGCGGCGCGCTCACCGCCGACCAGCGCTCCGACGTCGAGCGCATCCTGCACAACCAGCGGCATCTGTTAGGCATCATCAACGACATCCTGAACTTCGCGCGGCTCGACGCCGGGCATCTCACGTACGACGTGGCCGACGTCCGCCTGCGCGAGCTCGTGGAGGCGATGGAGCCGCTCATCGGCCCGCAGCTGCGCGAGAAGGCGATCGCGTTCGAGGTCGATGCGTGCGGCGCGTCGCTCGTCGCGCGCGCGGACGCCGAGAAGGTGCGCCAGATCCTGCTCAACCTGCTCGCGAACGCGGTGAAGTTCACGGCGAGCGGCGGCCGCGTGTGGGTGGCGTGCGAGGCGGCGTCGGGCGCGGTCCTCGTCTCGGTGCACGACACCGGTGTCGGGATCCCGCCGGAGCGACTCGACGACGTGTTCGAGCCGTTCGTGCAGGTGCATCGGTCGCTCGCGATGCCGACGGGCGGCACGGGGCTCGGACTGGCGATCAGCCGCGAGCTGGCGCGCGGCATGGGCGGCGACCTGACGGTGCGCAGCGTGCCGGCGGAGGGGTCGACGTTCGTGCTGCGGCTGCCAGGGGCCTAA
- a CDS encoding diguanylate cyclase — translation MASLSSARTIRRAGVAGVLVAVLAVLAAARLLYTGQREASDAAQWVDHTHRVIEHLDDLELAVARSETALRDRVLVGPTAPAQAYPVARARAESSLAAAFDSTRDNPTQHRRLRALGVALRARFSEAAATMALIDASTPALAAARLAGDRTTGSAERVHRLLTAARDDERSLLATRAARAGAAAHRVRLESAWALLVGLGVVLASFWAVRRETMLLAAAWRNARAAEASARDSEERYRLLFASSPRPTWVYDTETLRFLAVNPAAVAHYGFSESEFLAMTLADIRTDAEREEVRTWVAAAGDAPTTSQRRHTTKDGREIDVQLASHPLTFGERRARLVVVEDVTDRRRLEAKLQDLAVRDPLTGLLNRRGFEQLAAHEIACARRARRTDALLYLDLDGFKGINDTFGHAEGDDALRTVASVIADTVRDHDIVARLGGDELVVYAAGLHRSGEGHAVAARLQAALDAHNRAAAATGRAYTLAFSVGVAELAPGDTLDALLARADTALYEAKQSRYAAA, via the coding sequence ATGGCCTCCCTCTCCTCCGCCCGCACGATCCGCCGCGCCGGTGTGGCCGGTGTGCTCGTCGCCGTCCTCGCCGTCCTCGCCGCCGCGCGCCTGCTGTACACGGGCCAGCGCGAGGCCAGCGACGCCGCGCAGTGGGTGGATCACACGCATCGCGTCATCGAGCACCTCGACGACCTCGAGCTCGCGGTCGCGCGATCCGAGACGGCGCTGCGCGACCGCGTGCTCGTCGGACCGACCGCGCCGGCGCAGGCGTATCCCGTCGCGCGCGCGCGTGCCGAATCGAGTCTCGCCGCGGCGTTCGACTCGACGCGCGACAATCCGACGCAGCACCGCCGGCTTCGCGCGCTCGGCGTCGCGCTGCGCGCGCGCTTCTCCGAGGCCGCGGCGACGATGGCGCTCATCGACGCGAGCACGCCGGCCCTCGCCGCCGCGCGCCTCGCCGGCGACCGCACCACCGGAAGCGCCGAGCGCGTCCACCGGCTGCTCACCGCGGCGCGCGACGACGAGCGCTCGCTGCTCGCGACCCGCGCCGCCCGCGCCGGCGCCGCTGCGCACCGCGTGCGCCTGGAGTCGGCGTGGGCGCTGCTCGTCGGACTCGGCGTCGTGCTCGCGTCGTTCTGGGCGGTGCGGCGCGAGACGATGCTCCTCGCCGCCGCGTGGCGCAACGCGCGTGCGGCGGAGGCCTCGGCGCGCGACAGCGAGGAGCGCTACCGGCTGCTGTTCGCGAGCAGCCCGCGCCCCACGTGGGTCTACGACACCGAGACGCTGCGCTTCCTCGCCGTGAACCCCGCCGCGGTCGCGCACTACGGCTTCTCGGAGAGCGAGTTCCTCGCCATGACCCTCGCCGACATCCGCACCGACGCCGAGCGCGAGGAGGTCCGCACGTGGGTCGCCGCGGCCGGCGACGCGCCCACGACGTCGCAGCGCCGGCACACCACGAAGGACGGCCGCGAGATCGACGTGCAGCTCGCGTCGCACCCGCTGACGTTCGGCGAGCGCCGCGCGCGGCTCGTCGTCGTCGAGGACGTGACCGACCGGCGCCGCCTCGAGGCGAAGCTGCAGGACCTCGCCGTGCGCGACCCGCTCACCGGCCTGCTCAACCGGCGCGGCTTCGAGCAGCTCGCGGCCCACGAGATCGCGTGCGCCCGCCGCGCGCGCCGCACCGACGCGCTGCTCTACCTCGACCTCGACGGCTTCAAGGGGATCAACGACACGTTCGGCCACGCCGAAGGCGACGACGCGCTGCGCACCGTCGCCAGCGTCATCGCCGACACGGTCCGCGACCACGACATCGTCGCGCGACTCGGCGGCGACGAGCTGGTGGTGTACGCGGCCGGACTGCATCGCAGCGGCGAGGGCCACGCCGTCGCCGCGCGTCTGCAGGCCGCGCTCGACGCGCACAACCGCGCGGCCGCCGCGACCGGGCGGGCCTACACGCTCGCGTTCAGCGTCGGCGTCGCGGAGCTCGCGCCGGGCGACACGCTCGACGCGCTGCTCGCGCGCGCCGACACGGCGCTGTACGAGGCGAAGCAGAGCCGCTACGCGGCGGCCTGA